In Labilibaculum sp. DW002, the genomic window CTCTCAACCCTCGATCTGCTCTATCAGACACAAATAAAAGATGTTCACGATCTTTAAAATCAAGAATTGAATAATCAGAAAACTCAGAATTGTAAGGCATACCAGGATTCTTTACTGGAGCCCAAGTACCATTAGGATATTTCTCTGTAAAAAAAAGATCTAGCGCACCATATCCTCCATGACCATCGGAAGAAAACCACAATTGATCATTCTTTACTATTCGTGGATAAATCTCATTCTGAAATGTATTTATGGTACTGCCAAGGTTTTTTGGCGTAGTCCAATTGCCATTATCAAACTCACTCACATACAAATCCATACCACCAAAGCCACCTTTCATATCCGAAGCAAAATACATTTTTCTACCGTCCGAAGACAAAAATGGATAGCAACATGAATATTTTCGAGAACAGAAGCCCAAACTCTCTTTTGCCTGCCACTTTCCGTCTTTTATTTCTGCAACAGCAATTTCCATCTGCTGCTTTCCTTTACGAGTAAACCAACGAGTGTAATATAATCTAAGTCCATCAGGAGACAAACAAGCCGCACCAATATTGGTTTTAGCTTCTAAACTTTTAGCAAATGCTTTCGCAGATTCATAAACCGCATTTTCATATGCCGATACCACCAATTGATGGGCATTTCCTTTTTTTAGCATCCCTTTGGAGGTATTGGAATAGACAATTCCATTTGCAAAAGAAGATATTCCTAAACATTTCCCTTTGGGCTGAGCATTAATTTTTATCAATTGAAGCTCTTTTGAAGCATTTCGAAATGCAATCAGTTCATCTATAGCCTTCAAATTCCGCTCTACCTCATTGAGATCTGCTCCGCTTTCTTTTGCTCTTTCATAGATAAGGATAGCTGCTTCAAAATTATCCTTTGCAAGATGAATTTTCGCTAAGCTTAAAAGGTCTTCAGATTCTCTCTCTCCTTCTGGAATCAAATCATAAAAGCTTTCCGCCATCTTATAATCTCCCAATGTGAAATAACTCTCAGCAATTTTTCGATTCAGCTTAGCAGTTTTATTTTGAACTTTTTTGTACTGAAGAATGGCTTCAACATAATCTCCCTTATTAATGGCTCTATCACCCTTTTTAAGGTATTTATCCTGAGCTAGAAGACTAGATTGAATTAGCAAGAAAAGAAAAAGGAGTCTTAATTTACTGATCATACTTTACATCTATTAGAAGGTGAACATAAACTAAAATTAAGTCTTTTTTAAAAGAAAACAAAGCAAGTACAACAAAAAGACAGACAGCACTAAAGCTCCTAGTTAACATCAAAGCGTAAATAAAAAAACCACCTTCAATAAAGGTGGCCATATAAATATCATGTAAATTGAGCAATAAAAATACACTCAATAGAACTATCCTTTCATTAACAAAGAGCTATCTCCATAACTTAAAAAACGAAAATCATTCTCTAAGGCATACTTGTAAATTCTTTTCCAATTATCACCTACGAGTGCAGAGATTAACAGAAGCAAGGTACTTTGTGGCTGATGAAAATTAGTCACTAAACCAGAGATTACCCTAAATTCATAACCTGGAGCAATAATAATTTGGGTAGCCGCATTAAATAGTGCAAGTTCTTTTTCTTGCATGTAATCACACAAGGCCTGATAAGACTCTTGCCTACTGTAAGTATCCGAAAGCTGGTAAGCTTCCCACTGTTCCAACAAATGAGGATTCTCTTTTCCTTCTAGCACTTTCACACCCATCCAATACAAACTTTCCAAGCTACGTACCGAAGTTGTTCCCACTGCAACAATTTGCTTTTCGGCCTTTATTATATTCTGCAAACTATCGGTGCTTACCTGAATATGCTCTGTATGCATTTCGTGATCACCAATAAGTTCTGTTTTAACTGGCTTAAATGTACCAGCACCAACATGCAGCGTTAGTTCATTTCTTTGAATATTTTTTGAATCAAGCTCTTCAAAAACCTCATTGGTAAAATGCAATCCTGCCGTTGGCGCAGCAACTGATCCCTCGAACTTAGAATACACTGTTTGATATCGAAGCAAATCTGTTTCCTCTGTGTCTCTATTCAAATACGGAGGAATCGGAATCTTTCCTGTTTGCTCTAAAACATCACTAAAGCACAATTCTGAGTGATCCCAGGAGAAAATAATCTCTTGAGAACCGTCTAAATTCTCACCTTTTTCAGCACTTAAAAAATACTCTTTCCCTTCTACGAAAAAAGGCATTTTCAATACACCAGATTTCCATTTTCTGGCATTACCAACAATACATTTCCATGATGAAGATTCACATGTCTGAAAAGCCAAGTTATAAT contains:
- a CDS encoding OmpA family protein, whose translation is MISKLRLLFLFLLIQSSLLAQDKYLKKGDRAINKGDYVEAILQYKKVQNKTAKLNRKIAESYFTLGDYKMAESFYDLIPEGERESEDLLSLAKIHLAKDNFEAAILIYERAKESGADLNEVERNLKAIDELIAFRNASKELQLIKINAQPKGKCLGISSFANGIVYSNTSKGMLKKGNAHQLVVSAYENAVYESAKAFAKSLEAKTNIGAACLSPDGLRLYYTRWFTRKGKQQMEIAVAEIKDGKWQAKESLGFCSRKYSCCYPFLSSDGRKMYFASDMKGGFGGMDLYVSEFDNGNWTTPKNLGSTINTFQNEIYPRIVKNDQLWFSSDGHGGYGALDLFFTEKYPNGTWAPVKNPGMPYNSEFSDYSILDFKDREHLLFVSDRADRGLRDQIYKLEMNTKDDVEFRVKDSQSGKVIDDLNVQVRKVFGDTEFPVEFLLNQAGYYQFSILKDEKRSGVLFEIVLSKENYQDKLIEYNPSQEKEKIEIEMKPIVRKSGFSFVEDLLPIAYPNKKISFQNIYYQKNEAEFSEKAKGILDRLYRFWKAFPEVKIKINVHSDAIGDEQSNMEVSVEQAKKAKRYLAEKGLESSVVEVDAWGEQFILNACFDLADCSEEEHQENRRLELLIVLE
- a CDS encoding S-adenosylmethionine:tRNA ribosyltransferase-isomerase, translated to MNKSTSTDSLEAKQIQISDFTYDLPDHRIAKHPLTSRDLSKLLVYKNGEIAASIFDKLPSELEEGTTMVFNNTKVIQARLIFYKETGARIEIFCLEPLAPADYNLAFQTCESSSWKCIVGNARKWKSGVLKMPFFVEGKEYFLSAEKGENLDGSQEIIFSWDHSELCFSDVLEQTGKIPIPPYLNRDTEETDLLRYQTVYSKFEGSVAAPTAGLHFTNEVFEELDSKNIQRNELTLHVGAGTFKPVKTELIGDHEMHTEHIQVSTDSLQNIIKAEKQIVAVGTTSVRSLESLYWMGVKVLEGKENPHLLEQWEAYQLSDTYSRQESYQALCDYMQEKELALFNAATQIIIAPGYEFRVISGLVTNFHQPQSTLLLLISALVGDNWKRIYKYALENDFRFLSYGDSSLLMKG